From a region of the Zingiber officinale cultivar Zhangliang chromosome 4B, Zo_v1.1, whole genome shotgun sequence genome:
- the LOC121975084 gene encoding cyclin-dependent kinase inhibitor 4-like isoform X1 — protein MTKSQGPGEGKYAKKPDVCGEAKAEGKDASHLPYLGVRTRAQTLALRNLEESSPEATSSYLQLRNRRLEKHSCSPSSARSRAAPKSRLNVCPGPSRQIGGNKVSAKKGFVGLATRFSKKVITEVGSSLETSVGENVLEFDANRSDRETTPCSLIRNSDAIETRGSTTRPTYSTANKLQQLPITSSIPSASEVEMERLFSGPEQIQQRRFMEKYNFDFANDKPLPGRYEWEKLDSSLCRQTKGRL, from the exons ATGACGAAATCGCAGGGTCCTGGAGAGGGTAAGTACGCGAAGAAGCCCGATGTCTGCGGAGAAGCGAAGGCAGAGGGGAAAGACGCATCCCATCTGCCGTACCTCGGGGTCCGCACCAGGGCCCAAACCCTTGCCCTCAGAAACCTCGAGGAATCCTCCCCGGAAGCCACCTCTTCCTACCTCCAGCTCCGGAATCGACGACTCGAGAAGCACTCCTGCTCTCCCTCCTCCGCCAGGTCCCGAGCAGCCCCCAAGAGCAGGCTCAATGTTTGCCCTGGCCCTAGCCGCCAGATCGGCGGCAATAAGGTATCCGCTAAAAAGGGGTTTGTAGGGCTCGCGACTCGCTTCTCGAAGAAGGTAATTACCGAGGTCGGTTCTAGTTTGGAGACTTCCGTTGGGGAAAATGTTCTCGAATTCGACGCGAACAG GAGTGACAGAGAAACCACACCCTGCAGTCTGATAAGGAATTCAGATGCCATAGAAACTCGTGGGTCAACAACCCGGCCTACCTACTCGACTGCAAACAAGCTGCAGCAGCTACCAATTACCAGTAGCATCCCATCTGCATCTGAGGTGGAAATGGAAAGGCTTTTTTCTGGGCCTGAACAAATCCAACAGAGAAGGTTCATGGAGAA GTACAACTTTGATTTTGCGAATGATAAGCCTCTCCCAGGCCGTTATGAATGGGAAAAACTGGACTCTTCTCTGTGCAGGCAAACCAAAGGGCGCCTATAA
- the LOC121975084 gene encoding cyclin-dependent kinase inhibitor 4-like isoform X2: protein MTKSQGPGEGKYAKKPDVCGEAKAEGKDASHLPYLGVRTRAQTLALRNLEESSPEATSSYLQLRNRRLEKHSCSPSSARSRAAPKSRLNVCPGPSRQIGGNKVSAKKGFVGLATRFSKKVITEVGSSLETSVGENVLEFDANRSDRETTPCSLIRNSDAIETRGSTTRPTYSTANKLQQLPITSSIPSASEVEMERLFSGPEQIQQRRYNFDFANDKPLPGRYEWEKLDSSLCRQTKGRL from the exons ATGACGAAATCGCAGGGTCCTGGAGAGGGTAAGTACGCGAAGAAGCCCGATGTCTGCGGAGAAGCGAAGGCAGAGGGGAAAGACGCATCCCATCTGCCGTACCTCGGGGTCCGCACCAGGGCCCAAACCCTTGCCCTCAGAAACCTCGAGGAATCCTCCCCGGAAGCCACCTCTTCCTACCTCCAGCTCCGGAATCGACGACTCGAGAAGCACTCCTGCTCTCCCTCCTCCGCCAGGTCCCGAGCAGCCCCCAAGAGCAGGCTCAATGTTTGCCCTGGCCCTAGCCGCCAGATCGGCGGCAATAAGGTATCCGCTAAAAAGGGGTTTGTAGGGCTCGCGACTCGCTTCTCGAAGAAGGTAATTACCGAGGTCGGTTCTAGTTTGGAGACTTCCGTTGGGGAAAATGTTCTCGAATTCGACGCGAACAG GAGTGACAGAGAAACCACACCCTGCAGTCTGATAAGGAATTCAGATGCCATAGAAACTCGTGGGTCAACAACCCGGCCTACCTACTCGACTGCAAACAAGCTGCAGCAGCTACCAATTACCAGTAGCATCCCATCTGCATCTGAGGTGGAAATGGAAAGGCTTTTTTCTGGGCCTGAACAAATCCAACAGAGAAG GTACAACTTTGATTTTGCGAATGATAAGCCTCTCCCAGGCCGTTATGAATGGGAAAAACTGGACTCTTCTCTGTGCAGGCAAACCAAAGGGCGCCTATAA